One Octopus bimaculoides isolate UCB-OBI-ISO-001 chromosome 16, ASM119413v2, whole genome shotgun sequence genomic window, NNNNNNNNNNNNNNNNNNNNNNNNNNNNNNCATTGTGGAAAATCCCCCTCATTGATCTTTTCTCTATCTGCATGCCTTGTTGCAGTTGGATGCTCTACAATTGGCACGTGGTTGCAAAAGCTATTATCAGAAACGATTTGATTGGCAGTTCCTGTCTTTtgccttctttattttttttctttatttgttaatatttttcttcattctttctagttttgttttgcattgtttttgtctaaggtgtttttgttttgttactttatttttagcacatcatATACCTACTTAACTTTGAACTTCCTTCCAAGGAGTTAATACCTTCATCTAAGCCATTGGATACTTCACTGCGCATACTCTTCTTTGACTATCCCGTtttgttatgttgttttttttaatgtatattctaTTCTGCTCATCAAatcagatatgtttttttttcttacaatctTTACCTAAGTTTATAGCTTCATTAGCACTGTtgatagctatctatctatctatctatctatctatctatctatctatctatctatctatctatctatctatctgtctgtctgtctgtctgtctgtctgtctgtctgtctgtctatctatctatctatctatctatctatctatctatctatctatctatctatctatatatatatatatatataatcatgtgtgtgtatgtatgtatgtgtgtatgtatgtatggatgcatgtatgtatgtgtgtgtgtatgcatgtataaacatacacatacacgtaatcTTCCGgagatttattcatatttttgataTTACACTAAATATAAGgaattttctctttaaatttccTTCACATTCACACCTATTTGTTGGATGTGTAATTCCTGGTTACATCTACCATTCCATACACAACGCATCCATTTGTAGCAATTCTACCTAAGATAACAGTAGGTTGtaaatagaaacagctgtaaatgttctCAGCTGAAAGAGAGACTCAGATATTAGAGCTGTATTCGATCGATCCTTCTCTCTGTTTACTTTCTCTCTGATATTCTATTTCGTAAAAGTTAACTTAAGACCAATATTCAAATTGAATTAGATCTACCCCAGAGACCGACTTAAGAataagtttataatatatatgattcaagTTTATTAGATCTTTCGTTTTCCAAAACCTAACTTAAGAGAAATGTCTAGCATATGTTTATGTGAAGGTTACTGTTGAGCTGAAGCAACCTAGCACCATGTACGCGATAATGATCTGACTTAACttatccatttcttttatttctttccaggtTTTTTCAACTGTAACGTCTCTCGGAAAACACAAGAGATTCTGCGATGGGGCCTTTCGCTCAAGTAGTGCTGCTGCGGCAGCTGCAGCTGCAGTCGCAGCTGATCACCATCTGCGCATGCGTCTCTGCTACACTCCCGACAAGCTTGTCCCGGCTGGACTAGGAGCCTTACAGCAAAATACTCCGCTGACCACTGCTGCAGCCGCAGCGGCTGTTTCAGCTTATATGTACGGACAACCTCGACTTTCTTACTTTCGTCCTTTAATCACGCAACCTCGGTTTGGATCTATTCTTCCTCAGCCATTAGCCGCTGCAATGGCGACATCTAGTTTGGCTGGAACCTCAACAACAAATCATAGTGGCATCAATTCCTGTTCTCTTCCTTTGTCTAATTCTGCTTTGGACACTGACTGCTTTCGATCTCCGGCGGCAGCCATCCCCCCAACCCCTGCACCAGCACATGCTCATCAACATATACCTCTTCCACCAATGCATCCCGCCACATCCATTGTTTCGCATGCACCTCTGTCGTTATCCTTACCAAAACCACAACAGACTCAACATCAACGACTGCAGAGCGAATCAGAAGTAAGTGGTCTCAACTTGCATTCTCCCGATTTTATGACTGGTTATAATTTGACAACATCTGCGGCTAATCTCAGCAAtatgaacagcagcagcaacaacaataatattaatgataacaaagcTAACTCAGATATCAGTCATATTGACAGACACTCAAGTGGCATGTTGATAAAGGATCAGCTAGATTACGAAAGTCGAAGTCAGAAGAAGCGGAAATGGAGAAAACGGAATAGAAAAATAAGACATAAGCGACCTGACGAATGGCTGGATTCTGGGCATAATAATTTGATAGAAAAATCTGATATTGACCTTTGGCAGGAAGAACAAGGGTTGAACCTagaagatgacgatgacaatgtgGACAGTTGTTATAAAAGAGACATCTATAAATGGCGTCGAATTGATGTCGAGACCCAGAATAAAATGTGGCCTGAAAATCAAGAGTTTGATGAGAAAAAACATATTGACTGGAAATTGGAGAGATATGATGAGGTAGATGAGGAAAGAGACGAAAGAAAGAGCGGAAGAGAGAAACTGGAAAATGACGATGAATTGGACCCAATGGAGAATGAAGACACAGAAAACATTGGCCACGATGTAATGGATAGCAAACGATGGTCTTTTGATAATGTTTTTAATGCTGCAGACGATAAAGAGAACGAACAAAGCGAAGTGTCATATGACAGAGATGCCGTGCTAATGCTTCAGCATCAGAAAAAGTATACGGCGggcgataacaacaataacacaatagACGATAACAACAGTAATAGACTGAAAAACAAAGACAGTAACGGCAAGAACATTAATGAGGAAGATTTAAGAACGTTCAGTTCAGAAAATTCGCGTTTAAAATCTGGAACTGTCATTGAAAATGAACTTGGTCAAGTTAAAGATAAACATGATGTACATCTAACACGGATGTCTGTCGAAACTCCGCTCAGCggtggtaataataacaacaatagaagcaacatcatcaacaacaataacaacaccaacgacaacaacagaagcagtacTTTAAATTCTACCGGATGTAAAAGTCCTGCCGCTGTGTCATCCTTTTCTTGCTCTTCGCCGTCGTCTGCTTCATCCAATTATTCAGGAACGACTTCTGGtggtgacgacaacgatgacgaagcAAATCTAGATAACAACGTTCTTCGTAAGAGGACAGACGAcaatgaaaattcagaaacaagaaagaagaagaaagaaaggaaagcaagaaagagacagagaatggGAATAGAAAAACACGAGGAAAGAACAGAAGTTGTAGTCGTTGGAGAAAATGAAGACGAAATTGAAGATGGAGATAACAGTGAAGAAGATACTGGCGCAGAAGaatttaaaaaggaagaaagaaattgcCCGAAAAATTCTAACTCTGATTCTACAATGTTACCAGAAAAAGATGACAGCAGACGACAACTGAGAAATGACTACGTAGATGCCAAAGATCTCAGTATGACCGGACCTACATCGAGACGAAAGCGAGGTCGCCATAGTAGCTACGgtaacaataattttaataacagcaacataagTAATCTTCCTTATTACCAATATCGAAACCAACCCCAGTTTGGAAATGCTTTCACAGCAACTGCATTAGCAGAGGCAGCCATGTTCTTAGACGGTGCCCTGAACCTCCGCACGAGAAACTCTGATGACCTACAAAGCCATCAACTGTCTAAGAAGAAAAGGAATccagataatgataataataacgatgatactAGAAATGAAAATGACAACAACTTATTAGAAGCTGTTTTCAATCCATCTTCACTACCAAGTCTTGTATCGATGGCTAAGCGTGGATTAATAGCTTCTAGTGTCGGAAGTGGAAGTCATAAGAGCCGGAAACGACATCTGCAACCAGGAGTGAACAAGAACTCAAACAACAGTGATAATGACATTTCTAATCTACGACAGCAGAAACATCAGCGATACTTACAAGAGCATCAGCAGCAAATCTATGGCTTTTTAAAACAGGAAACAGAAAACCCTGACTCATTTCCATTCCAGAATTCTCCTACtaaacaccaacaatttgatcaTCAACAAGAATCAGAACATCAAATAGCACCATTTGATTTGTCTAAATCTAGCATagaacagcgacaacaacaacaaagactgcAGTCACAGCAACGCCGTGTAAGATTTAAATCCAGATTGAAAACAAATTTTCAGTCAGGGTTAACTGCTAGCGAACGTGTAGCAGCAGCAATGTCTGCTTATATTGCTGAAGATGgaaagcatgatgatgatgaagaagaagaatttgaagaagaCATGTTCGACGAAGATAGTTTTGAGTATGGAAACTTACATGATGTTGACGAAATTAAGAGTCGCAACATGGAAGAAAATCGACAGTTTGGACTGCTTCTTAATGACAAACATTTCATCAACAGAGACTACAATTATTGTTATCGAGACTTTTATAACAATCACTATTACAATGACAGTATaagagaggaagatgaagaagaagaagaagataaggttgaagaaagaaaaaataacgaacgaCGTGGGAAGCTGAAGGATAATTCTATCGGCAGTAATTTCCATGAAACCCATAATAATCTGGAtgtgaaagatgaaataaaaagcaTATTAGATGCCCCGCTTGATTTATCTACAAATTCGAAACATACAGTGGATAATATCTTAAACAAAAACACCGACGAGGCATTCATTGCTAATTGTTACCCATCCCGAAAAACTCATGTATATGGATCAGGTCTTATAGCATCATCTAAACTGACGAAAAGCGGGGAGAAGGGAGGCGGTAATGAAGGCTCAGAATTAGATTCCAAAACCATGACTGCTGCACTTAAACTATCAGAGTCTGGATCTGAGCTGCACTATGCCTACCCTTTTGCAGGATCCTATATGTTAGATCCCTATTACTCTAcgatagacaaagaaaaatacacatcGTCAATGATGGCAACCTTAAATAGATATCATGCCCATTCATCATATCCTACGCTACCCCACCACTTACAACATCCCAGTTTTCCCAATCATCTTACATCATCTTCCACAACTCATCCTTACCAACATCCCCTCGTTTCATACAGTGGATTTCTAGATTCTCCTATGGACAATAGCCTTTCTTATACAGATAACAACAGTGATATGATCCGAGGAGGTGGTAAAAGTGGATCAAATGCCCAGAGtggcaacaacatcaataataatgacaataacaacactgCCACTTCAAATGCAAACAATAGTAGTTCACAAACACTAGGAGGAGGCATTCCGTGTTCAGCGTCAGGATTGAGCAATTTCGGATATAATACAAACAGTGCTCAGACAACTGCTTCAACTTTAGctgcagttgcagcagcagctgcTGGAAACGGCCAGGGCCCTGGTTCGTGTACAGGAATGGGTATGGGTAATTTCAGGTACCCACCTCCTCCTGGAGGGCATGGCCTtttatctgctgctgctgccgccgcagttgcagcagcggtagcagcagcagccgcagctaATCGGCCTGGTGGCGGTGCTGGCACTGGGGTCGGAAGTGGAACACATCACCTCATggctgctgcagcagcagcatcaggtGCAGGAGCTGCTCTGACTGGCGTCGGTGCCGGAAGTGGTTCTGCCAGTAGTGGCAGCATGACATTCCATAGCAGCAAGTTTAAGGAGAGGTATTCTTGTAAATACTGTGGCAAAATATTCCCCAGGTCGGCAAACTTAACCAggcacttacgtacacacactgGAGAACAACCATACAAATGTAAATTCTGTGAACGCTCTTTTAGCATTTCCTCCAATTTACAACGACATGTTCGAAATATTCATAATAGGGAACGTCCTTTCCGGTGCACATTGTGCGGCAAAAGTTTTGGTCAGCAAACAAATTTAGACCGACACgttaaaaaacatgaaatacaaggACCAAACGTGACAGACTCACCTATTCATGGTAATAATAACGGCGATATTAGCTTCAGTGAAGAGGTGAATTTATCTAAGAGTTCAAATAATGACGACATATTAACGAACCGATTAAGTTTTGATGAAGACTTTAGTATTAAGAAAGATACTAACGAAAATGACCTCAGAATTAGACGAGATTCAAACAATGATAACCGGTTGTCAAGGAAGAGCATTATTAGTGATAATtttatcaacagaaaaaatacaagtCATGGCAGCTTTAAGGAAGAGTTGTTGAGCAAAACAGGAATAGACATAGGGAAAaactacagtaacaacaactatGTTATTTCAAGACTAGCCAGCAGCAAGAACAGTGATATTAAACCCAAACCATTAGGTGACAATACATTTAATGATCAAAAAGGTGATATTTTTATTGCAGGAAACTATAGCACAAACAAAAGCGATATAAACTATTTAGATAGAAATATGGCTAGATATCTTGACAGTAACCATTGTATCGATCTTGTTGttaacaaaaattcttcaagtagcAAGGAGTTTTCCAGACGAAATATCgatgaaaatgatattataaTACGAGACGATCCTTACACTATTAACAACGTTGCCAAAGCTGATTCTAAATTTTCTCCCAGGACATCTAATCAACCAGTTTCTGGTTTTGGTGAAAATCCACTCGACGAAAGATTCCACGgacaaaatagaagaaattatatCGGTGACGTTGATAATCGTGATGAAGGTGAGAATAAGGAAGAAGTTGACATTGCCCAAAACGATGAAAAAGACATTAAATATAGTAAAGACAAGGATTGGGCGGATGATTATACCAACGAAACTGCTGAAAAAAGTTATGAATATGAAGGTAAAATGAAATCTTCGTTCTATactgaaaataacaaaagtattgCAAAACTTTGGAAAAACACAATCGACGAAGAAAACTGTGATTTTGATAGAAACACTATTAAGGAAGAAGATGACCTTAATGAAAacatattaacaaaaaatattaacgAACATGGCACAAACATTCCCAGTTTGTCTGCTATGAGTGATGGTAATTCAAAAACTTctaataaaacgaaaaaaaataaccATGAAGTTACCGAAAACTTGTATGATTCCCCCGAAAAATCAAACGACAGGTTCCGAAATATCGAACCCGAAGGTGAAAATGATCTTTTTGAAAAAGGAAACATAAAGGTGATTGAAGGAGTCCATATTAAATCTGagacaaacaacagcagtgaaGGTTCTGCTAAAGTTGCTAACGATGCTGAAATGAGCCATGAAAATACAATCAGAAACTTTACATTCAGTACCAGTGAGAAAAACCAAGACGAGGACgtcaataaaaatgatgatgacagcataGTATCTGCAGAAAAATGGTCTAACGCTAGTCATGGAAGTAGTGGAGTCGGTGGTTCTTTTCCAAATACCACCATGAAACGTGACTTCAAATCTGCAACTACTTCTGTGACTGCTTCAATTTCTCCTACCCCGCTTTCtacagtgaataataataataataataataataataataataataataataataataataataataataataataataataataataataataataatagttgcaaTTTTACTGCAGATCACGTTGCTGTTACCACAACTGCAGCACATACTGTTACTATTGTCAACGCTACGACTACGACTGCTACTAATCTTactacgaccactactactagaattagcagtagtaatggtggaagaagcaaaaataatctttttattgCTGACAACTTCATGAGCGGTTTTAGTGGCAATCAAAGCAGAGACAATGTTAAAGTTCCTAACAAagcagaaagaatgaaaagaagaaatgttagtgatgattatgaagaagaaaacgatgatggtgaagaagatgaggaagaggaagaggatgaagaagtcaatgaagatgatgatgacgatggagatgatgacaatgaagatgaaaatgaCAAAGGTGAtagaaatgatgacaatgatgaagatgataatgatgacgatgatgtcggtggtgataatgatgatggcagagaagaaaacgaagacgacgatgacgatgatgatgatagagaaggAAGGGACGTCGGTGAAAATGCAAATGAAGAGGACGATATGGAGGAGGACgatgaaggagaagaggaagaagacgcTGATGACGATTTGGGCGATGAAAACAACGCCTCTAACGAAGGTGATAACCAGATGGATAATAACCAAAATTGTCTCAGCTTCCCTCATCACACTCAGAGTAGAAACGCAGATAGTGACGAAACAAGCAACAACTATAAAAGGACGAACAGCTgcggcaacagtagcagcagaagcatcaatatcaacaacaccaacagcttCAACAGCTGTAATgaccaatacaacaacaacaacaagaatattccCTTGTTGGCATCAAACGAATGTGACAAGTACCAATTCTACGACTGTGATCGTACCGAGAAAAATAGCGACAACGGCTGTTACAGATATTTGAACTGTATTAACAGCTGCAaggataacaacaaaaacaacagtaacgactacaacaacattaataattttaTCGCTAATATTATCAGCAATGGCCGGTTGAGTTCcgaatattacatttttttaaacatttcaacGAAACCCAGCATTGCTGAAAGAGATTCAGACCCTACGGGAAACAacgataatattatttataataatcataataatcataataataataataataataataataataataataataataatgacgatgatgatgatgaaaccaaaaataaatataacgttGTTAATGACATTAAACGTAATACATTGTATGAAAACTCCCGACGTATTACTGATGACGCGAACTCTTTACTCAACATTGCAACGGCAAATTTTATCTCTAAATTATCTGTTTTTGCTCCTGAAGCAACCACTGACGAACTCGACGATGTTTCCAAATCGAAATTGAATTACTTACACAATAAGTGTCAACCGTTTGACACTGCAATCTCTATGTGTGGAATTCCATCTCCCTATGACAGGTGTCTAGTAAAAACCAACTATCGACATGTAGAATGTAGCTACTATACGACACCAGCTGCTTAAAATATCAGCGTTACCCTTTACTTGCGAGTTTATTGAATGAAtgttgaagggtttttttttaatctatttaagTATGCAACAGCGGAATGGAAATAACATGCCCGataacacatgcaagcatgagtAACGAATATAACGTACACACTTAAGAGCATGACGCTTATGTTTCGATAGTATATGAAATACAGGTATGAGTGTACCTGCATCTTCGTacgttgatatatttatataacacaacaatttgcatacatatatacatgtatgtatgtatatgtatattcatatatgtatctaaggatacatatatacataaatatatatatatatatatatagacatacatatacatacagacacacatacatagatacaaacatataagaCAAGACGCATGTGATATTGTGTTATGATTCTGGAAACATCAAAATTgagttaaatattattgttttatgtttattttgacTAAATATTATTCCGGAAGACTTCAAAATAACtttgacagagagaaaaaacattTCCTCTaccacagaaaatatatatataaaaaaaaagaaatgacaagaccaaatgcaaaaatgtattgaatcaaagaaaaaaaaaggaaagttttggtgaaaaagaacagtttttttttttcaattaaaaaagatatttgttACCAATATATGTGATCTCGGTGGGTAATTAACTGCATATAACTCGAGAATTCCAAACTGACCAACAGGTTGGCAGCAATATACCAATATTTTTGGTACAGCTATCAACTTATTCATACCCACTTCAATATGTTCTAATTATTTTTAGACTATATTTACATctgacacataaaaagaaaaaaataaagtcataaaatttaaaaaaaaaaaaattgatgtcaCTTGAGCAGCTATTGTTTTATTCCTCTTTAAactggatttatttttttaaacagaaaaaaatgactcttgtaaattttattattaatttacacaagaaatatctttctttcattaCAAAGCTCTTTCATGACATCAATGAAATTGGAatattaaatagattttaaaaaagagaaacgaTTTTCCCCAAAGACGACGGGACTTTTGTGAATCAATGTCAAATAATGTAATTAACTCAAACAGCGTAAATACTATTTTCCCCCCTCTAGAATCAAGTCTCTACATGTTTCCATGAATGATATACTTTTACCAAAAATTATGTTTCAACGGTGGCCTGCAAAGGCTGATTTTGAACACTTTTAATCCTGCCTCATTTTTTTCCCACTATTTCCCAGAAACTTGCACACCGTCAATctcccttttgtttcttttttttttaataatttcatgcCAATTTAAGAAATTTaccctattttaaaataatttatggttaaataacactgatatttgtgttatttatatgtatagaattAGAACTTGAACAAACacatctatttcattttatttatcctCATTGTTGTAACAGTTTAAAATGTGCTCGACAAGTATTATGTATTTCTTTGGTGGGAGCTAGCCTGCCTAAGTCTtgtgcttttatttcttttaaagcttTGCCATCAATAAAAACGGCAccacacaccacactcacacacacaattacaaaattaaaaatataataatgataataataatattaatctaaaaCCAAGAGCTAACTACACCAGTCTAAGCAATCAATGTAGCTGATAAATGTATTGATTAAAACGGCTACACATTTGAATATATCAAAATTACTAACTCTTTATATTGGCAACCAGTCAAGTTACTAAT contains:
- the LOC106873115 gene encoding putative uncharacterized protein DDB_G0282133 isoform X3 encodes the protein MKGLRSRDEMLLFNNGETLVQINQDTSDDKAVFLKTEKVENTPLIKCPTCPDVFDTYTTLQRHILISGCGRTLPMTDEVYHARDTECDKIENEAKREPINKCHLCSETFDWRSDLVRHQALIHSQQFAIQLECTTNSNSNSNNIRRPAKNTSNMTMSPTSRSPSSSASPPSQLLSIVPCQQSPTTTMTTTTPTATTPTPVSIATTSPSPPLSSPPSSLSPSSSAPSPSSSSPPPSLTSSSPLSAQSTMTTRTAMTSTTRAASPSANTTPEMTMFHNSNSNNNNNSSSSSSSSSSGGGGGSHQSNRFKVSSANTKDEFLRKYSPVDSKMLFGANTSNTNSNGEDANGNDSNDANDDVTNNTNSKNNDRSNNSDNVDPPSIVSNRMLFPDSVNSNSDSDGGGGDGEGGEGENVDGGGNSNSISAGSPPNTVSNTESKVTIGSNCSNSSSNSNCSNSNSGRNSNGDGSNASAAISTANSSSSNKKNNNSSSSSSSSNSNKNTAINTISAANAALNLGNRFPCENCDKVFTDPSNLQRHIRSQHVGARSHACPECGKTFATSSGLKQHQHIHSSVKPFRCEVCLKAYTQFSNLCRHKRMHADCRQQIKCKDCQQVFSTVTSLGKHKRFCDGAFRSSSAAAAAAAAVAADHHLRMRLCYTPDKLVPAGLGALQQNTPLTTAAAAAAVSAYMYGQPRLSYFRPLITQPRFGSILPQPLAAAMATSSLAGTSTTNHSGINSCSLPLSNSALDTDCFRSPAAAIPPTPAPAHAHQHIPLPPMHPATSIVSHAPLSLSLPKPQQTQHQRLQSESEVSGLNLHSPDFMTGYNLTTSAANLSNMNSSSNNNNINDNKANSDISHIDRHSSGMLIKDQLDYESRSQKKRKWRKRNRKIRHKRPDEWLDSGHNNLIEKSDIDLWQEEQGLNLEDDDDNVDSCYKRDIYKWRRIDVETQNKMWPENQEFDEKKHIDWKLERYDEVDEERDERKSGREKLENDDELDPMENEDTENIGHDVMDSKRWSFDNVFNAADDKENEQSEVSYDRDAVLMLQHQKKYTAGDNNNNTIDDNNSNRLKNKDSNGKNINEEDLRTFSSENSRLKSGTVIENELGQVKDKHDVHLTRMSVETPLSGGNNNNNRSNIINNNNNTNDNNRSSTLNSTGCKSPAAVSSFSCSSPSSASSNYSGTTSGGDDNDDEANLDNNVLRKRTDDNENSETRKKKKERKARKRQRMGIEKHEERTEVVVVGENEDEIEDGDNSEEDTGAEEFKKEERNCPKNSNSDSTMLPEKDDSRRQLRNDYVDAKDLSMTGPTSRRKRGRHSSYGNNNFNNSNISNLPYYQYRNQPQFGNAFTATALAEAAMFLDGALNLRTRNSDDLQSHQLSKKKRNPDNDNNNDDTRNENDNNLLEAVFNPSSLPSLVSMAKRGLIASSVGSGSHKSRKRHLQPGVNKNSNNSDNDISNLRQQKHQRYLQEHQQQIYGFLKQETENPDSFPFQNSPTKHQQFDHQQESEHQIAPFDLSKSSIEQRQQQQRLQSQQRRVRFKSRLKTNFQSGLTASERVAAAMSAYIAEDGKHDDDEEEEFEEDMFDEDSFEYGNLHDVDEIKSRNMEENRQFGLLLNDKHFINRDYNYCYRDFYNNHYYNDSIREEDEEEEEDKVEERKNNERRGKLKDNSIGSNFHETHNNLDVKDEIKSILDAPLDLSTNSKHTVDNILNKNTDEAFIANCYPSRKTHVYGSGLIASSKLTKSGEKGGGNEGSELDSKTMTAALKLSESGSELHYAYPFAGSYMLDPYYSTIDKEKYTSSMMATLNRYHAHSSYPTLPHHLQHPSFPNHLTSSSTTHPYQHPLVSYSGFLDSPMDNSLSYTDNNSDMIRGGGKSGSNAQSGNNINNNDNNNTATSNANNSSSQTLGGGIPCSASGLSNFGYNTNSAQTTASTLAAVAAAAAGNGQGPGSCTGMGMGNFRYPPPPGGHGLLSAAAAAAVAAAVAAAAAANRPGGGAGTGVGSGTHHLMAAAAAASGAGAALTGVGAGSGSASSGSMTFHSSKFKERYSCKYCGKIFPRSANLTRHLRTHTGEQPYKCKFCERSFSISSNLQRHVRNIHNRERPFRCTLCGKSFGQQTNLDRHVKKHEIQGPNVTDSPIHGNNNGDISFSEEVNLSKSSNNDDILTNRLSFDEDFSIKKDTNENDLRIRRDSNNDNRLSRKSIISDNFINRKNTSHGSFKEELLSKTGIDIGKNYSNNNYVISRLASSKNSDIKPKPLGDNTFNDQKGDIFIAGNYSTNKSDINYLDRNMARYLDSNHCIDLVVNKNSSSSKEFSRRNIDENDIIIRDDPYTINNVAKADSKFSPRTSNQPVSGFGENPLDERFHGQNRRNYIGDVDNRDEGENKEEVDIAQNDEKDIKYSKDKDWADDYTNETAEKSYEYEGKMKSSFYTENNKSIAKLWKNTIDEENCDFDRNTIKEEDDLNENILTKNINEHGTNIPSLSAMSDGNSKTSNKTKKNNHEVTENLYDSPEKSNDRFRNIEPEGENDLFEKGNIKVIEGVHIKSETNNSSEGSAKVANDAEMSHENTIRNFTFSTSEKNQDEDVNKNDDDSIVSAEKWSNASHGSSGVGGSFPNTTMKRDFKSATTSVTASISPTPLSTVNNNNNNNNNNNNNNNNNNNNNNNNNNNNNNSCNFTADHVAVTTTAAHTVTIVNATTTTATNLTTTTTTRISSSNGGRSKNNLFIADNFMSGFSGNQSRDNVKVPNKAERMKRRNVSDDYEEENDDGEEDEEEEEDEEVNEDDDDDGDDDNEDENDKGDRNDDNDEDDNDDDDVGGDNDDGREENEDDDDDDDDREGRDVGENANEEDDMEEDDEGEEEEDADDDLGDENNASNEGDNQMDNNQNCLSFPHHTQSRNADSDETSNNYKRTNSCGNSSSRSININNTNSFNSCNDQYNNNNKNIPLLASNECDKYQFYDCDRTEKNSDNGCYRYLNCINSCKDNNKNNSNDYNNINNFIANIISNGRLSSEYYIFLNISTKPSIAERDSDPTGNNDNIIYNNHNNHNNNNNNNNNNNNNNDDDDDETKNKYNVVNDIKRNTLYENSRRITDDANSLLNIATANFISKLSVFAPEATTDELDDVSKSKLNYLHNKCQPFDTAISMCGIPSPYDRCLVKTNYRHVECSYYTTPAA